The Bicyclus anynana chromosome Z, ilBicAnyn1.1, whole genome shotgun sequence genome window below encodes:
- the LOC112046283 gene encoding mortality factor 4-like protein 1, translating to MDNYLTFKELREPVNQLKFKALVKQTNNLKAHFNMTLSKLLYKFERSQYSVMVKEFPDTAMSEVYGGIHLLRLFVKLSRVRPFSCTAPNKKALKLPVVLAYVQDFSNYLCDNWSTFFSMQDYEDASLEYLMEYKHASVEARTAYRVVALLRRAACMVSHTAAQIACVLTKVHRLLARRVARARELAQYRSKLAGKVCAAWIATRHPIDRSGGARTSLC from the exons ATGGACAACTACTTGACGTTCAAAGAGTTGAGAGAACCCGTAAACCAGTTGAAATTTAAGGCGCtagtgaaacaaacaaacaacttaaaggctcactttaatatgacgcttTCAAAACTCCTGTATAAATTTGAAAGGTCCCAGTACAGTGTAATGGTAAAG gagTTCCCAGACACGGCCATGTCAGAAGTATACGGCGGTATACACCTTCTGAGACTGTTCGTCAAGTTGAGCCGCGTGCGACCATTCTCCTGCACCGCACCAAACAAGAAGGCACTGAAGTTACCAGTAGTGCTCGCTTATGTACAGGATTTCTCCAATTACTTGTGTGATAATTGGTCCACATTCTTCAGTATGCAGGACTATGAAGATGCTTCACTAGAATATCTAATGGA GTATAAGCACGCTAGCGTAGAGGCGCGTACCGCGTATCGCGTAGTGGCGTTGCTACGGCGTGCGGCGTGCATGGTGTCGCATACAGCGGCGCAGATAGCGTGCGTGCTGACGAAGGTCCACCGGTTGCTCGCGAGGAGGGTCGCTCGGGCCCGCGAGCTCGCTCAGTACCGCTCCAAGTTGGCAGGCAAAGTTTGTGCGGCGTGGATCGCCACCCGCCACCCCATCGATCGAAGTGGCGGCGCGCGCACCTCCCTGTGCTGA